Sequence from the Clostridium botulinum genome:
TATTTTTCTTGATAACTCTTGCATAATAACAAAATCATTTAAATAATTTTCACTCAGTATTAAACCTGATTCTCTATTTTTCATAGCTTCATTTAATACAATAAACATATATTCTTTTATTCTACTATGTACATCATTTTCTATTATTTTTTTAGTTTCTATTTTTTTAGAAAACATAGAAAAATTATTTGCTTTATATTCACCATATTGTTCCCATAATTTTATTATGTCATTTGTAATAATTTCATAATTTTTATAAAGTTTTAATAATTCCTCATTCTTTATGCAGCTTTGATCTATACTCATATTAAGAATATCCATATTACTTTCATTTCTTTGTCTCACATCTTCAATGCTTATTTGAGATTCTTTTCCAATTCTATATTTATAATTTCTAATATTAACGTAACTAAAAATATTTATTATTAAACTCAGGATAAATAATGCAGTTATAATAATTGCATAATCCTTAGTTTTAAATTTTTTATTCACACGTCTCCTCCTTAGTTCTTTTCTATTTAATTTATGATTTAAATTATTATTAATTATCTAGCCCAATCATGTATTACTGCATTAACCATACGTAATCCTACATTCCCCTCAAGTTTTTCTTCTTTATCATTACCTATTCTTTTTACTATTCCATAAGTATTTTTTAATGAGAATTCTTCTGAACCAATTAATACCCATATTATTCTTTTGTTCAATGGCTTTATCTCTAATTCCTTTTCACCTACTCCATCAGTAAAATAAATTAACACAGAATTTCTTAAATTGTTTTCTAGTATGTACTTAAATACTGGTGTAAATGTGGTAGATCCATTATTTTCACATCTTTTTTTTATATCTTTTTCACTTCTTAGTTTATATACTCTTTTAATAGCATCATCACATTCTATTATTGTTATAGTATTATTTATAGTTTTACTTATTTCTAATATTTCAATTAAAATTTTATGTAAAGTATCATCACTCATACTTGCACTTATATCAATTGCAACTATTAGTTCAGATTCATTTTTAGGTAATCTTCCTCTTAAATCTAACCTATTAGGTTGTCTTCTATTTCTTCTAGTTGTAGTTTTCTTATAACCACTTTTTATAGATGGTAATATATTCTTTAATATTCTTTGCCAAGATATTTCTGCTTTTTCACTATAACTTAAAATTATTTCTTCAATATCACTTGGCATGTTTTCATCATATATGCTAATTGCTGTCTTTTTAGTTAAACTTTCTATATCTTCTTGGGATACATCTATTTCCTCCCATATATCATGCGCATTTTCTAAATTAATTTCATCTAATGACTCTTCTTTGTCAATTGTAGGTTCCTTTATTCTTGACTTAATTGATTTATAAATTTCCGCTGCATATTCCTCTACACTTCTATCTTCTTTTAAATTTAAATTATACTCCATATTTATAGAATTAATTTTTTTACTCCAAGATGGAAGATTTTTTATATATTGATTTATCGAAATATCTAGGGCAGTATTTATAGCTTCCTTACTTAATCTCTCTTTCATTTTTCTCTCTCTAGAAAAATGTGAATACATTATATGATAAATCTCATGCTTAAACAATGCTGACATTTCTTTCTTTTCACACTGTAAAAATAATATAGGATTAAAATACATATTAAATCCACTTCTTTTAGGAATAGTAGCTATAGGAGATTTCAAATCAATTCTTATCTGTCTTTTTACCCTTAACATAAATTGACCAAAAAATGAATCTTCACTTTCTAACAAATCAAGAATAACTTGTTCAACAAGTTCAAAAAAACTCTTTATATACATATTATCAAATTCATCAATACTTTTTATATTATACGCTTTTTTTAAAAGGTCTTCTTTTTTATCATTAAAATCCACTTAATACCTCCTCTCAAATTGTATTTATTTAATGTAACCACACTTATTTTAGTATATTACTTTTAGCTAGTTTTCAAACTTTTGTTATACGCATTAATATTTTACCATATTTTTCCTATTTGATAAATATGTTAAAGAAACTTTCTATAAATTCATCTTGATTTAAGAGTAATTCATATAATCCCTCTTTATGATCTTTTTTAATTTCTTTCATTATTCCAAGCCTTAAATCTCTAGGATACAAATCTAATATCTTTGAAAATAATATTAAATTTTTTTCGCAAGAATTTTTTTCTACAAATAACATTGCATTTTTAGCTAGTATATATAATCTTGAGTGATTTTCATTTTCTAACTTTTCCTTTAAATCAAAACTTAAGATTTCATTTTCAAATAAATCTTCAACTTTAATCAGTGGTTTTCTTATATGAAGTATAAAGTCAGCAAAATCATTACATATATTAGATCCAACATTTCCTCTCACAGTATTTAAAAATATGTTTAAATCATATTTACCTTTGTTATTTAAATATACATCATAAGACTTAGATATTCTCTGCCAACTTCTCGGAGTGGCCTTTATACTCTCACTTGAATTTGGTGCATGTAAATATTGTGGAAATGTAGAAATAAATTCTATTATATGTTCATGAATATTTCCTTCTATACTCATACCCCACTTTATCCATTCCTTCACATCTGATTGCATTTCTAACCATACAAATCTATCTTCTTGAGCTGGATCCATATCTACTACTTCATATTGACTATCTGAAAATCCATCATACTTATTTGATGGATTCATAGCTGCAATAACTTTTACTCTTTCATCTAAAACATAACCATTTATCTCTCTGTTTAATATAAGGTTCATTAGTTCCTGTGAAACTGCATGATCGCATCTATTCAACTCATCAATAAATAATATAACTCCTTTTGTATCATCTTTACATAATAAATTTTTCACCTCTATTAA
This genomic interval carries:
- a CDS encoding vWA domain-containing protein — encoded protein: MDFNDKKEDLLKKAYNIKSIDEFDNMYIKSFFELVEQVILDLLESEDSFFGQFMLRVKRQIRIDLKSPIATIPKRSGFNMYFNPILFLQCEKKEMSALFKHEIYHIMYSHFSRERKMKERLSKEAINTALDISINQYIKNLPSWSKKINSINMEYNLNLKEDRSVEEYAAEIYKSIKSRIKEPTIDKEESLDEINLENAHDIWEEIDVSQEDIESLTKKTAISIYDENMPSDIEEIILSYSEKAEISWQRILKNILPSIKSGYKKTTTRRNRRQPNRLDLRGRLPKNESELIVAIDISASMSDDTLHKILIEILEISKTINNTITIIECDDAIKRVYKLRSEKDIKKRCENNGSTTFTPVFKYILENNLRNSVLIYFTDGVGEKELEIKPLNKRIIWVLIGSEEFSLKNTYGIVKRIGNDKEEKLEGNVGLRMVNAVIHDWAR
- a CDS encoding AAA family ATPase — encoded protein: MNYTETLKTVDLVMNSNDVPLIIGESGIGKTSLVRDVAKNNDYLLVTIDANLLKEGEIGGLPVVENREVVYATHNKLIEVKNLLCKDDTKGVILFIDELNRCDHAVSQELMNLILNREINGYVLDERVKVIAAMNPSNKYDGFSDSQYEVVDMDPAQEDRFVWLEMQSDVKEWIKWGMSIEGNIHEHIIEFISTFPQYLHAPNSSESIKATPRSWQRISKSYDVYLNNKGKYDLNIFLNTVRGNVGSNICNDFADFILHIRKPLIKVEDLFENEILSFDLKEKLENENHSRLYILAKNAMLFVEKNSCEKNLILFSKILDLYPRDLRLGIMKEIKKDHKEGLYELLLNQDEFIESFFNIFIK